In a single window of the Sphingosinicella microcystinivorans genome:
- the metH gene encoding methionine synthase, with protein MTTDQSTAQSTATFVNIGERTNVTGSAKFKKLILGGDYTAALDVAREQVENGAQIIDVNMDEGLLDAEAAMTTFLKLIAAEPDIARVPIMIDSSKWQVIEAGLKCVPGKAIVNSISMKEGEAPFLEQARAIRRYGAAAVVMAFDEKGQADSAARKVEICARAYRLLTENGFPAEDIIFDPNIFAVATGIEEHNNYGVDFIEACAEIKRRCPHAKISGGVSNLSFSFRGNEPVRRAMHSVFLYHAIRAGMDMGIVNAGQLDVYDTIAPELREACEDVVLNRREDATERLIAIAETYRAKDKTEEKAEAEWRGWPVRKRLEHALVKGIDAHVIEDTEEARLAFPRPIEVIEGPLMDGMNVVGDLFGAGKMFLPQVVKSARVMKKAVAHLIPFIEAQKEEGARAKGRIVMATVKGDVHDIGKNIVGVVLQCNNFEVIDLGVMVPFQTILKTARDENADMIGLSGLITPSLDEMVTVAAEMEREGFTMPLLIGGATTSRVHTALRIEPAYSGPTLHVLDASRAVGVASALTSDNMKAKLVEETRAEYAMIREERAGKGESRLSSLADARANGFPADFAAHPPVKPAVSGVRVIDDVTVDTLVPYIDWTPFFRAWELAGTYPSILSDNVVGESARSLFADAQKMLEQIAGERWLGARGVVGFWPVRREGDDIVVFSDESRENEIGRFPMLRQQIVKRAGRPNMCLADFISPEADWLGGFAVTGGEGIDLHSERFRRAHDDYSDIMLKALADRLAEAFAEYLHERVRRELWGYAPDERLTNEELIKERYKGIRPAPGYPACPDHMLKPELFRLLGATAATGIVLTEGLAMLPTASVSGFYFAYPESSYFGVARIGRDQLEDYAARCGMSVDEAERWLRPNL; from the coding sequence ATGACCACCGATCAATCCACCGCCCAGTCCACGGCGACGTTCGTCAACATCGGCGAGCGCACCAACGTCACCGGCTCGGCGAAGTTCAAGAAGTTGATCCTCGGGGGCGATTATACCGCCGCGCTCGATGTCGCGCGCGAGCAGGTCGAGAACGGCGCGCAGATCATAGACGTCAACATGGACGAAGGCCTGCTCGACGCCGAAGCCGCGATGACCACGTTCCTGAAGCTGATCGCCGCGGAGCCCGACATCGCGCGCGTGCCGATCATGATCGATTCGTCGAAGTGGCAGGTGATCGAGGCGGGGCTGAAATGCGTGCCCGGCAAGGCCATCGTCAATTCGATCAGCATGAAGGAAGGCGAGGCGCCGTTCCTCGAACAGGCGCGCGCGATCCGCCGCTACGGCGCGGCGGCGGTCGTGATGGCGTTCGACGAAAAGGGACAGGCGGATAGCGCCGCGCGCAAGGTCGAGATCTGCGCGCGCGCATACAGGCTGCTCACCGAAAACGGCTTCCCGGCCGAGGACATCATCTTCGATCCCAACATCTTCGCGGTGGCGACGGGGATCGAGGAGCACAACAACTACGGCGTCGATTTCATCGAGGCGTGCGCGGAGATCAAGCGCCGCTGCCCGCACGCGAAGATCTCGGGCGGCGTCTCCAACCTCAGCTTCTCGTTCCGCGGCAACGAGCCCGTGCGCCGCGCGATGCACAGCGTGTTCCTCTATCACGCGATCCGCGCGGGGATGGACATGGGTATCGTCAACGCCGGCCAGCTCGACGTCTACGACACCATCGCGCCGGAGCTTCGCGAGGCGTGCGAGGACGTGGTGCTCAACCGCCGCGAGGACGCGACCGAGCGGCTGATCGCGATCGCCGAAACCTATCGCGCGAAGGACAAGACCGAGGAGAAGGCCGAGGCCGAATGGCGCGGCTGGCCGGTCAGGAAGCGGCTCGAGCACGCGCTCGTGAAGGGCATCGACGCGCACGTGATCGAGGATACGGAGGAGGCGCGGCTGGCGTTCCCGCGCCCCATCGAAGTGATCGAAGGTCCGCTGATGGACGGCATGAACGTCGTCGGCGACCTGTTCGGGGCGGGCAAGATGTTCCTGCCGCAGGTGGTGAAATCGGCGCGCGTCATGAAAAAGGCGGTTGCGCACCTCATCCCGTTCATCGAGGCGCAGAAGGAAGAGGGCGCGCGCGCCAAGGGCCGCATCGTGATGGCGACCGTGAAGGGCGACGTCCACGATATCGGCAAGAACATCGTCGGCGTCGTGCTCCAGTGCAACAACTTCGAGGTCATCGACCTCGGCGTCATGGTGCCGTTCCAGACGATCCTGAAGACCGCGCGCGACGAGAACGCCGACATGATCGGGCTGTCGGGCCTCATCACGCCGTCGCTCGACGAGATGGTGACGGTGGCGGCCGAAATGGAGCGCGAGGGCTTCACCATGCCGCTGCTCATCGGCGGCGCGACGACGAGCCGCGTGCACACGGCGCTTCGCATCGAGCCGGCGTACTCCGGCCCGACGCTGCACGTGCTCGACGCGAGCCGTGCGGTCGGCGTCGCGAGCGCGCTCACGTCCGACAACATGAAGGCGAAGCTCGTCGAGGAGACGCGCGCCGAATATGCGATGATCCGCGAGGAGCGGGCGGGCAAGGGCGAAAGCAGGCTTTCCAGCCTCGCGGACGCGCGCGCCAACGGCTTCCCTGCGGACTTCGCGGCGCATCCGCCGGTGAAGCCCGCAGTGTCGGGCGTGCGCGTGATCGACGATGTCACCGTCGATACGCTCGTTCCCTACATCGACTGGACGCCGTTCTTCCGCGCGTGGGAACTCGCAGGCACCTATCCGTCCATCCTCAGCGACAATGTCGTCGGCGAAAGCGCGCGCTCGCTGTTCGCGGACGCGCAGAAGATGCTGGAGCAGATCGCCGGGGAACGCTGGCTCGGGGCGCGCGGCGTCGTCGGCTTCTGGCCGGTGCGGCGCGAAGGCGACGACATCGTCGTCTTTTCGGACGAGAGCCGCGAGAACGAGATCGGCCGCTTCCCCATGCTGCGCCAGCAGATCGTAAAGCGTGCGGGGCGCCCCAACATGTGCCTCGCCGATTTCATTTCGCCGGAGGCGGACTGGCTCGGCGGCTTCGCCGTGACGGGCGGCGAGGGGATCGACCTCCATTCCGAACGCTTCCGGCGCGCGCACGACGATTATTCAGACATCATGCTGAAGGCGCTCGCCGACCGCCTCGCCGAAGCCTTCGCCGAGTATCTGCACGAACGCGTGCGCCGCGAACTCTGGGGCTATGCGCCGGACGAGCGGCTGACGAACGAGGAATTGATCAAGGAACGCTACAAGGGCATCCGCCCCGCGCCCGGCTATCCGGCGTGCCCGGACCATATGCTGAAGCCGGAGCTGTTCCGCCTGCTCGGCGCCACGGCGGCCACCGGAATCGTGCTCACCGAAGGGCTGGCGATGCTTCCCACCGCGAGCGTATCGGGTTTCTATTTCGCGTATCCGGAGTCGTCCTATTTCGGCGTCGCGCGCATCGGCCGCGACCAGCTCGAGGACTATGCCGCCCGTTGCGGCATGAGCGTGGACGAAGCCGAGCGCTGGCTGCGGCCGAACCTCTGA
- a CDS encoding homocysteine S-methyltransferase family protein, producing MSVRDEFNAAIRDRILIKDGPYGTMIQSYRLDEKDYRGDLPVTRDQKGNNDLLNLTRPDIIREIAGKYIGAGSEILATNTFNANTISQADYACEHLVGDINREGARLLKGVIDAAHAKDGRRRFLVGALGPTNKTLSLSPNVNDPGFREVDYDQVKGVYREQIDALVEGGAEIVLIETVFDTLNAKAAAHAAMEAGDALGQDLPIMMSMTLTDLSGRNLSGHTVEAFWHSIRHVKPLTIGLNCSFGATELRPYVQVLSAIADCPIMVYPNAGLPNELGQYDEAAETTGRLVGEWIDTGFINAVGGCCGTTPAHIAAMAAAASAKPPRAVPHVAPAMRLSGLEAFTLAA from the coding sequence ATGAGTGTCCGCGACGAATTCAATGCCGCCATCCGGGACCGCATCCTCATCAAGGACGGTCCCTACGGCACGATGATCCAGTCCTATAGGCTGGACGAGAAGGACTATCGCGGCGACCTTCCGGTGACGCGCGACCAGAAGGGCAACAACGACCTTCTCAATCTGACGCGGCCCGACATCATCCGCGAGATCGCCGGGAAATATATCGGCGCGGGATCGGAGATCCTCGCCACCAATACGTTCAACGCCAACACGATCAGTCAGGCGGACTATGCCTGCGAGCATCTGGTCGGCGACATCAACCGCGAAGGCGCGCGACTGCTGAAGGGCGTGATCGACGCCGCGCACGCGAAGGACGGCCGCCGCCGTTTCCTCGTCGGCGCGCTCGGCCCGACGAACAAGACGCTTTCGCTGTCGCCCAACGTCAACGATCCCGGTTTCCGCGAGGTCGACTACGATCAGGTGAAAGGCGTGTACCGCGAGCAGATCGACGCGCTCGTCGAGGGCGGCGCCGAGATCGTCCTCATCGAGACGGTGTTCGACACGCTGAACGCCAAGGCGGCCGCGCACGCGGCGATGGAAGCGGGGGATGCGCTGGGGCAGGACCTGCCGATCATGATGTCGATGACGCTCACCGATCTTTCCGGGCGCAATCTTTCAGGTCACACGGTCGAGGCGTTCTGGCACAGCATCCGCCACGTGAAGCCGCTCACCATCGGGCTCAACTGCTCGTTCGGCGCGACCGAGCTCAGGCCCTATGTGCAGGTGCTTTCGGCGATCGCCGATTGCCCGATCATGGTCTATCCGAACGCGGGCCTGCCCAATGAGCTCGGCCAGTACGACGAGGCCGCCGAGACCACGGGCCGGCTCGTCGGCGAATGGATCGACACCGGCTTCATCAATGCCGTCGGCGGCTGCTGCGGCACGACGCCCGCGCACATCGCCGCGATGGCCGCCGCTGCCAGCGCCAAGCCGCCGCGCGCCGTTCCGCACGTCGCGCCCGCGATGCGCCTGTCCGGCCTCGAAGCCTTCACGCTCGCCGCATGA
- the metF gene encoding methylenetetrahydrofolate reductase: protein MILTLDQMTEAQNAIRQPLFADLRGDIEVSFEFFPPKTEKMEETLWESIKTLEPLAPRFVSVTYGAGGSTRERTHATVSRLIRETTLTPAAHLTCVDASRGEIDDVARAYWDAGVRHIVALRGDPPRAGERFAPRADGYENAAALVGGLRRVADFEISVAAYPEMHPEAASVVQDLDNLKRKLDAGAHRAITQFFFEPETFFRFRDNAAAAGLDAEIVPGILPVSNFAQTRRMAEMCGTAIPGWMGRLFEGLEERPAARGLVAATVAAEFCRRLYAGGVREFHFYTLNRADLSYAICHMLGKRAA, encoded by the coding sequence ATGATCCTGACGCTCGACCAGATGACGGAAGCGCAGAACGCGATCCGTCAGCCGCTGTTCGCGGACCTTCGCGGCGACATCGAGGTGTCGTTCGAATTCTTTCCGCCCAAGACGGAGAAGATGGAGGAGACGCTCTGGGAGTCGATCAAGACGCTGGAGCCGCTGGCGCCGCGTTTCGTCTCCGTCACCTACGGCGCGGGCGGTTCGACGCGCGAGCGCACGCACGCGACCGTGTCGCGGCTCATCCGCGAGACGACGCTGACGCCCGCCGCGCATCTCACCTGCGTCGACGCTTCGCGCGGCGAGATCGACGATGTCGCGCGCGCCTATTGGGACGCGGGCGTCCGCCATATCGTCGCGCTGCGCGGTGATCCGCCGCGCGCGGGCGAACGCTTCGCGCCGCGCGCCGACGGCTATGAAAACGCGGCGGCGCTCGTCGGGGGGCTGAGGCGCGTCGCCGATTTCGAGATCAGCGTCGCCGCCTATCCGGAAATGCACCCGGAGGCCGCGAGCGTGGTGCAGGATCTCGACAATCTGAAGCGCAAGCTCGATGCGGGCGCGCACCGGGCGATCACGCAGTTCTTCTTCGAGCCGGAGACGTTCTTCCGCTTCCGCGACAATGCGGCTGCCGCCGGGCTCGATGCCGAGATCGTGCCGGGCATCCTGCCGGTCAGCAACTTCGCGCAGACGCGGCGCATGGCCGAGATGTGCGGCACGGCGATTCCCGGCTGGATGGGACGGCTGTTCGAGGGGCTCGAGGAGCGCCCGGCCGCGCGCGGTCTCGTCGCCGCCACCGTCGCCGCCGAATTCTGCCGCCGCCTCTACGCGGGCGGGGTCCGCGAGTTCCACTTCTACACGCTGAATCGTGCCGATCTCAGCTACGCCATCTGTCATATGCTGGGAAAGCGCGCCGCATGA
- a CDS encoding ArsR/SmtB family transcription factor, producing MQPALDLFRALADPSRLRIMALVRSMELSIGELAEVLGQSQPRVSRHVRILAEAGLLVRHKEGAWVFLRAETAGQAGEVGLLLDGMLAGSAAVAADARRLDEIRARRVAGMWSYFDAHAEGWDGIRSMHVSDDEVEAAILRALAARPVGYLLDIGTGTGRMLELLAPGSRGAVGVDRSADMLRVARGKLEAAKLSHCEVRQADMYALPQADGSIDTVLLHQVLHYADNPAAAIAEAARVLAPGGRLLVVDFAPHTLEELRANHAHARLGFADDAVLGWMRESGLEGRVTDHLKGGTLNVSIWLGVKAPQAARKAA from the coding sequence ATGCAGCCTGCGCTCGACCTTTTCCGCGCTCTCGCCGATCCGTCAAGACTTCGGATCATGGCGCTCGTGCGCTCGATGGAATTGTCGATCGGTGAACTGGCCGAAGTGCTGGGTCAATCGCAGCCGCGCGTGTCGCGACATGTCCGCATTCTCGCCGAGGCCGGGCTCCTCGTTCGGCACAAGGAAGGCGCCTGGGTTTTCCTCCGCGCCGAAACGGCGGGGCAGGCGGGCGAGGTCGGCCTGCTGCTGGACGGGATGCTTGCGGGAAGCGCAGCCGTCGCCGCCGACGCGCGCCGCCTCGACGAGATTCGCGCGCGCCGCGTCGCCGGGATGTGGAGCTATTTCGACGCCCATGCGGAAGGCTGGGACGGCATCCGCTCGATGCACGTTTCCGACGACGAGGTGGAAGCGGCGATCCTGCGTGCGCTCGCGGCGCGGCCGGTCGGCTATCTTCTCGATATCGGCACGGGAACGGGCCGGATGCTGGAGCTGCTTGCGCCCGGTTCGCGCGGCGCGGTTGGCGTCGATCGCAGCGCCGACATGCTGCGCGTCGCGCGCGGCAAGCTGGAAGCCGCCAAGCTCAGCCATTGCGAGGTGCGGCAGGCGGACATGTACGCGCTGCCGCAGGCCGACGGCAGCATCGACACGGTGCTGCTGCATCAGGTGCTGCACTACGCCGACAATCCGGCCGCGGCGATCGCGGAGGCTGCACGCGTGCTGGCGCCCGGCGGGCGGCTGCTCGTCGTGGATTTCGCGCCGCACACGCTCGAGGAACTGAGGGCGAATCACGCGCACGCGCGCCTCGGCTTCGCCGACGACGCGGTGCTCGGCTGGATGCGCGAGAGCGGGCTTGAAGGCCGCGTCACGGATCATCTGAAAGGGGGCACGTTGAACGTCAGCATCTGGCTCGGGGTAAAAGCCCCGCAAGCGGCGAGGAAAGCGGCATGA